aatgaaaaatggATTATTATTCTCTTGAATTTTGcgtgaaaatttcttttaggCAATGTCACATTTTCTGCGATTTAAATTGATTTTGGAGTATTTCGACCAACGTCCGTTGTTTATGACGAAAACATCTCATTTCATGCCATCCAATTTTATAGGGTGATTTATTTatagttaaattaaatatagcaggaaaaaaaaaatcagacatgTTTATTTAAGAATCAAATGAACTCGGAACGACGTCGTCCTCCAGTTTTTTCTGCCGCTTCTTCATTTCAGGCAGTCAAGAGACTCAAGACTAGTAACCTCGAAGGAGCTCAGctgcacctctctctctctctctctctctccttccatgGCGGCTACTAGAAGAATTTCGAATATGTTCTTCAAGCTCGTATCATCGCCTAATCCTGTCGTTTCCCCAGCTCGTCTAATCTTCCATCGAGGACTCGCTTCCACGCTCTTCGTCAAAGGTACCGAATCAAAACCCCCACTTCTTTTCtgccttttccttctcttggtACTTTGCTTGCGTGTGCTTGGCTGTACGCATACGAGCCTTCCGACAAGGCACAGCTCCGAGTAACCTGATGGCAATCAGGGCGCTTTTGTCGGAGTCGGCCTGACCTCCGACAGTGTGCTTCGGTTAATCGTGCCTTCAAAGATTTGTTGGGCGGACTCTggtatttgggatttttttttctcctcgcTAGCGCTCTAGTATTCGGGAATTTTTTACCCTGTTGTGATTTTGCTCAATTTGGGGCTCCTTGTTTTGATTGAAAGtctattcctttttttcccgAAATTTAGTTGTTTCTTTCACCAGTTTATGGCCTTAGGAACTGGAATTTGTTCTTTCTGTTGCTGGTTTGCGGCTATTCATGGTGGACTGGACTCAGCTAAAGACTAGAGCGACTCTGAGGCTAAGCTAGATAATGTTAGTTGACTGAAAGTGACGGTTAAACCATTGATTGATCTGCAACTCCATGTTTTGATTGaaagtctctcttttttttttcccctgaaaTTTAGTGGCTTGTTGTGTATTGGATCTAACTCTTTGGACTCCACATTATCATTTCACTGATGAATACAGCCATTCATCCTGTTTAACACGGCTAGGGATGCCAGTCCTGGTACTAGCATGATTTCAGCTACCATCAAACCTTGGTAAGAGCttagaaacaaaaatttgtcgACTGAGATGCCAAGCAAATCCCAGATTTAAATATTTGTTTTTGGAGACATCGTAACTCTTTAGGGAGAAATCAAGAAAGTGTTTTTCAAGTAAGATTGTGATGTTCATTTCCTGAACTAATGATTGGTGGTAAAGGTCTGAATCTTCAGCTTTAGTATCATCAGAGTTGCTTCTAGGGGAAATTTTTATCGGTGTTGATCTCACTAAGTTTTCAGTTTTTGCAAAAACTCTGCCTTTTCTCATAATGATCATATGACATTTTCTAATAATGATCATATGACAGGGCaaaacttatcataaaatattGCTCTTGAGCAGGTATAGCTTTTGCCACCACTCAAGACAGGCTAGTAGAAGCATTTTCAAAGTTCGGTCAAGTTGAAGAAGGTAAGCTTCAATATTTCCCCTTTGGAGCTTCAAGAAGCATTATTATCTCTTACCATGGAGCCACGTTTCTTTCCAGCTAAAATAATCATGGATAGAGTGAAAAATAGATCGAAAGGTTATGGATATGTGACCTTTGCTGTGGAGGAGGATGCCCGGAAAGCCTTGATTGACATGAATGGGAAGGTGTGAATCATACCATCTCTTGGTACTTTACGCACTCTAGACCTTTTAAGTTATGACCCTCTCTTTGCTTCTAGTTGCTAGATGGGCGTGTAGTGTTTGTGGACATGGCGAGGACACGAAGAAAGGTTGCTGATTCCGTTCCAAAAGCCAGGGCACCTCCTTAACCTTCCATTAATGATTGACTCCATTCTTCCTCTGTGAATATGTCCAATGTAGTTAGAGAACCGAGGCATCATTTAGTCAATGTACTCAGTGTTACTTGGTCTTATACTGTTCACTATTTTGCCTGaccttttttcatttgaatgtGGCTTGCAAATGTACTTCCTGTTGCTTCACAAGCATGTCATTTGCTTACGGCACGTGATTTTGTTCGTCATATTTGTGTTGTCACATCGAGAGCTTTTTGATGTTGAAGAACAATAGTGCCGGTAATATCAGTGCTCAAAAGTCTGAAAACCTCTGTGTT
The genomic region above belongs to Rhodamnia argentea isolate NSW1041297 chromosome 6, ASM2092103v1, whole genome shotgun sequence and contains:
- the LOC115734561 gene encoding small RNA-binding protein 11, chloroplastic-like, encoding MAATRRISNMFFKLVSSPNPVVSPARLIFHRGLASTLFVKGIAFATTQDRLVEAFSKFGQVEEAKIIMDRVKNRSKGYGYVTFAVEEDARKALIDMNGKLLDGRVVFVDMARTRRKVADSVPKARAPP